A genome region from Vanessa cardui chromosome 24, ilVanCard2.1, whole genome shotgun sequence includes the following:
- the LOC124540199 gene encoding facilitated trehalose transporter Tret1-like, translating into MSIIVQILATGVISYLCLTMGILFTWPSSTLILFSSANTTLDRVMTETEVSLLGSLSSISGIFVIPFSGYILDTLGRKKSCLLFYMAQLLCWIIITTCSKVEAILLAMFTFGLSSCMFLVVQIYVSEFCQESIRGSMTTGSMIFYGIGMLLSYLMGGLMDYRTMNYIGLSMTVLGFVLVSMMKESPLFLMKVGRQKEAAQSIAFYRSAKIDSQIVRDEVEHIKRILRPDFDETPAEEKKLNLEDASPKSLSTWQYLKKSRPSQRALLVCIVLYSSAIFQGLVVVQVYAGPLFEQALPTMSSTLSSVLLALVCVVAGFFAAYFVDLIGRRRLMIDASAATGICCLILGSQIQFNWGPNWMTGVLIYLYCVTYTLGAGTVPFVIVAEVFMPEVKSLTSMLSTEWAFVCNFIVLFIFNPLVNALGLGPVFYIFSAFSIMSGIFCHFYLPETKGLTVDVIQERFKSSRQ; encoded by the exons TCAGCTATCTCTGTTTGACGATGGGCATACTGTTCACGTGGCCATCTTCCACGCTCATACTCTTCAGCTCAGCCAATACAACGCTGGATCGAGTTATGACGGAAACAGAAGTATCTCTGCTTGGAAGTTTGTCATCCATTAGTGGGATATTCGTCATACCATTCTCTGGATATATTTTGGATACTTTAGGGCGGAAAAAGTCATGTCTCTTATTTTATATGGCGCAATTG TTATGCTGGATAATTATTACAACCTGCAGCAAAGTCGAAGCGATCCTACTAGCAATGTTCACATTCGGTTTGAGCAGCTGTATGTTTCTCGTCGTACAAATATACGTCAGCGAATTCTGCCAAGAATCTATACGTGGCTCGATGACAACCGGTTCCATGATATTCTATGGAATTGGCATGCTGTTATCGTATCTCATGGGGGGACTCATGGATTACAGGACGATGAACTATATAGGACTGTCCATGACTGTATTGGGATTTGTCCTGGTCAGTATGATGAAGGAGTCACCGTTGTTCTTAATGAAGGTCGGAAGGCAAAAG GAAGCAGCGCAATCTATTGCGTTTTATAGAAGTGCCAAGATAGATTCTCAGATAGTAAGGGACGAAGTAGAACATATAAAACGGATTCTGAGACCCGATTTTGATG AAACGCCAGCCGAGGAAAAGAAATTAAACTTAGAGGATGCGTCTCCCAAGAGCTTGTCTACGTGGCAATATTTGA AGAAGTCCAGACCATCACAAAGAGCGTTATTGGTCTGCATCGTACTCTATTCGTCAGCGATATTTCAAGGACTTGTTGTAGTCCAAGTGTACGCCGGGCCGCTGTTCGAACAAGCCTTACCGACAATGTCATCTACGCTGTCCAGCGTTCTTTTAGCTCTGGTATGTGTCGTCGCTGGATTCTTCGCTGCCTATTTCGTGGATCTGATTGGTAGACGG CGGCTTATGATCGACGCATCCGCAGCGACAGGTATCTGCTGCTTGATCTTGGGGTCACAGATCCAGTTCAACTGGGGTCCGAATTGGATGACAGGTGTATTAATCTATCTCTACTGCGTCACATACACACTGGGTGCTGGGACTGTGCCATTTGTCATAGTCGCTGAAGTTTTCATGCCTGAG GTAAAGAGTTTGACATCTATGCTGTCGACGGAATGGGCTTTCGTTTGTAATTTCATCGTGCTTTTCATCTTCAATCCTCTTGTTAACGCTTTAG GTCTCGGCCCTGTCTTCTACATATTTTCTGCGTTTTCTATTATGTCTGGAATTTTCTGCCATTTCTACTTGCCGGAGACGAAGGGCTTAACTGTGGACGTCATACAGGAACGGTTTAAGAGTTCCcggcaataa